One genomic segment of Streptosporangium album includes these proteins:
- a CDS encoding ATP-binding protein has product MLPPGGLPPWSSGDSHVEHLQLTVRSLRHDPRAARTARDFTSAALCTWELDSLVDDTGVVVSELVTNAVRHGIHGGGGLHSVQDIKIVLCHTGSSLLCAVTDPSDQGPSLREPDDEAESGRGLQLVQGVSQTWGWAPLQSRGKAVWAAFALPSRTARHLEACH; this is encoded by the coding sequence GTGCTTCCACCTGGAGGGTTACCGCCCTGGAGCAGCGGCGACAGCCATGTCGAACATCTCCAGCTGACCGTACGGAGCCTGCGCCACGACCCCCGCGCCGCGCGGACCGCCCGCGACTTCACCTCCGCCGCGCTGTGCACCTGGGAGCTGGACTCGCTGGTCGACGACACCGGCGTGGTCGTCTCCGAGCTGGTGACCAACGCCGTGCGCCACGGCATCCACGGCGGAGGCGGCCTCCACTCCGTCCAGGACATCAAGATCGTCCTCTGCCACACCGGGAGCTCGCTGCTGTGCGCGGTCACCGATCCCAGCGACCAGGGGCCCAGCCTGCGTGAGCCCGACGACGAGGCCGAGAGCGGCCGCGGGCTGCAGCTGGTGCAGGGAGTCAGTCAGACGTGGGGCTGGGCCCCCCTGCAGAGCCGGGGCAAGGCCGTGTGGGCGGCGTTCGCCCTTCCCTCCAGGACGGCCCGCCATCTGGAGGCATGCCACTGA
- a CDS encoding RNA-guided endonuclease InsQ/TnpB family protein encodes MRFRWTKDLPGLTRGGAAGRITGARLVKDAHGRQVVFRTQTLLAPVPAVHPGHTVGIDRGVTVAPALSDGTMREHAPWLTPGEKEHLRRLEKTSARRRRTRHRGEPTSHRPARTYDRIARLRARAKRRAVDWQHQTTTELVAAFSVVVVEDLKITNMVRSATGTVGNPGVNIAQEAGLNRSIAGEAWGRTAALLEYKTSDRGGHVVRVPARGTSQTCHRCGHRDPAARDGIRYACANPACGWVGHADTNAAINIKNAVGMPVSGRGDLGVTRSAKRQPPHAA; translated from the coding sequence GTGCGGTTTCGGTGGACCAAGGACCTGCCCGGCCTCACCAGGGGCGGTGCTGCCGGGCGGATCACGGGAGCGCGGCTGGTCAAGGATGCCCACGGCCGGCAGGTCGTGTTCCGCACCCAAACCCTGCTCGCGCCGGTCCCTGCCGTGCACCCGGGCCACACGGTGGGGATCGACCGGGGGGTCACCGTCGCGCCGGCCCTGTCGGACGGCACGATGCGTGAGCACGCCCCCTGGCTCACGCCTGGGGAGAAAGAACACCTGCGCCGGCTGGAGAAGACGTCGGCCCGCCGGCGGCGCACCCGGCATCGTGGCGAGCCGACCTCGCATCGGCCGGCCCGCACCTACGACCGGATAGCCCGGCTCCGCGCGAGGGCCAAGCGCCGAGCCGTCGACTGGCAGCACCAGACCACCACCGAACTCGTCGCCGCCTTCAGCGTGGTCGTGGTGGAAGACCTGAAGATTACGAACATGGTCCGTTCGGCCACGGGCACGGTCGGCAACCCCGGTGTGAACATCGCGCAGGAGGCCGGGCTGAACCGCTCGATCGCTGGGGAGGCGTGGGGCCGGACGGCCGCCTTGCTGGAATACAAGACCTCCGACCGGGGCGGCCACGTCGTGAGGGTCCCGGCGCGGGGGACCTCGCAGACCTGTCACCGGTGCGGCCACCGTGACCCGGCGGCCCGGGACGGGATAAGGTACGCCTGCGCCAATCCCGCGTGCGGTTGGGTCGGGCATGCCGACACCAACGCCGCGATCAATATCAAGAACGCCGTCGGAATGCCGGTGTCAGGACGTGGAGACCTCGGGGTTACCCGGTCTGCGAAGCGTCAACCCCCGCACGCCGCTTAA
- a CDS encoding VOC family protein, whose protein sequence is MPAQLNHTIMHSSDRFASARFLTDLLGAPEPKAYGPFAAVPLANGVTVDYADSIVTPDRIVMQHLAFLVSEDEFDEIHARITERGLPYWGDPAHREPQQINHRHNGRGVYVDDPDGHAIEFLTHPYVTDH, encoded by the coding sequence GTGCCCGCACAGCTCAACCACACGATCATGCACAGCAGCGACCGTTTCGCCTCCGCCCGTTTCCTCACCGACCTGCTCGGCGCGCCCGAGCCCAAGGCTTACGGGCCGTTCGCCGCCGTCCCGCTCGCCAACGGCGTGACCGTCGACTACGCGGACTCCATCGTCACCCCGGACCGGATCGTCATGCAGCATCTGGCGTTCCTGGTCTCCGAGGACGAGTTCGACGAGATCCACGCCCGGATCACCGAGCGCGGGCTGCCCTACTGGGGCGATCCGGCCCATCGGGAGCCCCAGCAGATCAACCATCGCCACAACGGCCGGGGCGTGTACGTCGACGACCCCGACGGACACGCCATCGAGTTCCTCACGCACCCGTACGTCACGGACCACTGA
- a CDS encoding helix-turn-helix domain-containing protein, whose protein sequence is MIKPHTGGEPVLPTPLALPRGSSTVLRIVLGAQLRRLREQCHITLEEAGHAIRASHSKISRMELGRVGFRVRDVADLLTLYGVTDEDDRQALLALVQRANVTGWWHNYNDILPSWFETYVGLEESATGIRNYEVQFVPGLLQSEGYARAVVRLGFPAASASEEEVERRVRLRMARQRLLRGEEPPHLWAVLDEAVLRRPLGGAEVMCDQIDHILQQLDLPNVTVQIVPFSVGGHAAAGGPFSILRFSQPDLPDVVYMEQLTSAVYLDKRDDVDRYLEVMERLCIEAEPVSRTREILIGIREELAGRA, encoded by the coding sequence ATGATCAAACCTCACACCGGAGGCGAGCCGGTCCTTCCGACCCCCCTGGCTCTGCCCCGAGGCAGCTCGACGGTGCTGAGGATCGTGCTGGGCGCGCAGCTCCGCCGGCTCCGCGAGCAGTGCCACATCACCCTGGAGGAGGCCGGGCACGCCATCCGCGCCTCGCACTCCAAGATCAGCCGTATGGAGCTCGGCAGGGTCGGCTTCCGGGTCAGGGACGTGGCCGACCTGCTCACGCTGTACGGCGTGACGGACGAGGACGACCGGCAGGCCCTGCTGGCCCTCGTCCAGCGGGCCAACGTCACCGGCTGGTGGCACAACTACAACGACATCCTGCCGAGCTGGTTCGAGACCTATGTGGGCCTGGAGGAGTCGGCCACCGGCATCCGTAACTACGAGGTCCAGTTCGTGCCCGGCCTGCTCCAGAGCGAGGGCTACGCGCGGGCCGTCGTCCGGCTGGGGTTCCCCGCAGCCTCCGCCTCCGAGGAGGAGGTGGAGCGGCGGGTGCGGCTGCGGATGGCACGGCAACGGCTTCTGCGCGGTGAGGAGCCGCCCCATCTGTGGGCGGTTCTGGACGAGGCGGTGCTGCGCCGCCCGCTCGGCGGGGCCGAGGTGATGTGCGACCAGATCGACCACATCCTCCAGCAGCTCGACCTGCCCAACGTGACCGTCCAGATCGTGCCCTTCAGCGTCGGCGGGCACGCGGCGGCCGGTGGCCCCTTCAGCATCCTGAGGTTCTCCCAGCCCGACCTGCCCGACGTGGTCTACATGGAGCAGCTCACCAGCGCGGTCTACCTTGACAAGCGCGACGACGTGGACCGCTACCTCGAGGTGATGGAACGCCTGTGCATCGAGGCCGAGCCGGTCTCGCGCACGCGGGAGATCCTCATCGGCATCCGCGAGGAGCTGGCGGGCAGGGCGTAG
- a CDS encoding SAM-dependent methyltransferase, whose product MSDAAPRPPVHLDTSVPNVARMNDYFLGGKDNFAADRQAAEEVLAIAPEIRTISKEIQAFLGRAVRHLIDQGVTQFLAVEPGLPTQRNVHQVAQAIEPAARVAYVADDPVVLSHAQAILATDPRTIVVRGDVLHPDDLLAEPELRRFLDLDQPVAVVIPSALHFIPDEDDPFKNVALLRDALPVGSYLALAHVVFDTRPEAAGPLGDIYRKILNRSEDVSRTRRQVLRFFDGLELVEPGLVYVRQWRPDSALASHRPEKAWSVAGVARKTDG is encoded by the coding sequence ATGAGCGACGCGGCCCCGCGGCCACCGGTGCATCTGGACACGAGCGTGCCGAACGTCGCCCGGATGAACGACTACTTCCTGGGTGGCAAGGACAACTTCGCGGCCGACCGCCAGGCCGCCGAAGAGGTGCTCGCCATCGCCCCGGAGATCAGGACGATCTCCAAGGAGATCCAGGCCTTCCTTGGCCGGGCTGTGCGCCATCTCATCGATCAGGGCGTCACGCAGTTCCTCGCCGTCGAACCGGGGCTTCCCACCCAGCGCAACGTCCACCAGGTCGCCCAGGCCATCGAGCCCGCCGCCCGCGTGGCCTACGTCGCCGACGACCCGGTCGTGCTCTCGCACGCCCAGGCCATCCTCGCCACGGATCCCCGCACCATCGTCGTCAGGGGCGACGTGCTCCACCCGGATGACCTGCTCGCCGAGCCGGAGCTCCGGCGGTTCCTCGACCTGGACCAGCCGGTGGCCGTCGTGATCCCCAGCGCCCTCCATTTCATCCCGGACGAGGACGACCCGTTCAAGAACGTGGCCCTGCTGCGCGACGCGTTGCCGGTCGGCAGCTACCTCGCCCTCGCTCATGTCGTCTTCGACACCCGTCCCGAGGCGGCGGGCCCCCTCGGCGACATCTACCGGAAGATCCTCAACCGCAGCGAGGACGTCTCCCGCACGCGCCGGCAGGTGCTGCGCTTCTTCGACGGGCTGGAGCTCGTCGAACCCGGCCTGGTGTACGTCCGTCAGTGGCGCCCCGACAGCGCGCTCGCCTCCCACCGCCCGGAGAAGGCGTGGAGCGTGGCCGGGGTCGCCCGCAAGACCGACGGTTGA
- a CDS encoding DUF397 domain-containing protein → MNPLYNGMPATLLGGIGWRKSHFSNPSGNCVELAALPGGEVAMRNSRDPEGPVLIYTRLELDAFVRGVKSGQFDDLAAQID, encoded by the coding sequence ATGAATCCGCTGTACAACGGCATGCCGGCGACCCTGCTGGGCGGGATCGGCTGGCGCAAGAGCCATTTCAGCAATCCCAGCGGTAACTGCGTCGAACTGGCCGCGTTGCCGGGTGGCGAGGTCGCGATGCGTAACTCGCGGGACCCCGAGGGGCCCGTGCTGATCTACACCCGTCTCGAACTCGACGCCTTCGTCCGGGGCGTCAAAAGCGGTCAGTTCGACGATCTGGCCGCCCAAATTGATTGA
- a CDS encoding serine hydrolase domain-containing protein, which translates to MTTLSRRNLLRASAGLVPAVALGARPAQAVLAPVVTTSGTAPAALAGFDNVMKTFVTERNISCAQLAIAKKGKILLARGYRYSDGSQALPSVTPTSLFRIASLSKHITAAAIMRLVQDGKLSLSTPVTTLLGLSATADPRLKQVTVLRLIHHLGGWDRDKSKDPLWLDHTISASLDVPLPISQDDIVRYVTARPLDHDPGSKMVYSNYGYMLLGKIIEKVSGMSYESYVKQKLFAPVGITRMRIGHSLRSEAEATEVVYSSQYTQKSVMDDSGSTVPYQYGGFNMPNQGANGGWLASAVDLVRFSRVFDAAGPVLNAASITKILAKPEIGISADGSWYGGGWYVRQVPGNLNTWHAGGMPGTYTYLARLQNGFTYAALFNRREEQGTLDYDVLSPLMNAQIGKVTTWPTTDLTSKYF; encoded by the coding sequence GTGACAACGCTCAGCCGACGGAATCTGCTCAGGGCAAGCGCCGGCCTCGTACCCGCCGTCGCGTTGGGCGCCCGTCCCGCTCAGGCCGTGCTCGCACCGGTTGTGACCACCTCGGGGACCGCTCCCGCGGCCCTGGCCGGATTCGACAATGTCATGAAGACCTTCGTGACGGAACGCAACATCTCCTGCGCGCAGCTCGCGATCGCCAAGAAGGGCAAGATCCTCCTGGCCCGCGGGTACAGGTATTCGGACGGGTCGCAGGCCCTCCCCTCGGTGACCCCGACCTCGCTGTTCCGCATCGCCAGCCTGAGCAAGCACATCACCGCCGCCGCGATCATGCGTCTGGTCCAGGACGGCAAGCTCAGCCTGTCCACGCCGGTCACCACGCTGCTGGGGCTGTCCGCGACGGCCGACCCCCGGCTGAAGCAGGTGACCGTGCTCCGCCTGATACACCACCTGGGCGGCTGGGACCGCGACAAGTCCAAGGACCCGCTCTGGCTGGACCACACGATCTCCGCCTCGCTGGACGTCCCGCTGCCGATCAGCCAGGACGACATCGTCCGCTACGTCACCGCCCGGCCGCTCGACCACGACCCCGGCTCGAAGATGGTCTACAGCAACTACGGTTACATGCTCCTCGGTAAGATCATCGAGAAGGTCTCGGGGATGAGCTACGAGTCCTATGTCAAGCAGAAGCTCTTCGCGCCGGTCGGCATCACCCGGATGCGGATCGGCCACAGCCTCAGGTCGGAGGCGGAGGCGACCGAGGTCGTCTACTCCTCGCAGTACACCCAGAAGTCGGTCATGGACGACTCCGGCAGCACGGTGCCCTACCAGTACGGCGGCTTCAACATGCCCAACCAGGGGGCGAACGGCGGCTGGCTGGCCTCCGCCGTCGACCTCGTCAGGTTCTCCCGCGTCTTCGACGCCGCGGGCCCGGTGCTCAACGCGGCGTCGATCACGAAGATCCTCGCCAAGCCGGAGATCGGCATCAGCGCGGACGGCTCGTGGTACGGCGGCGGCTGGTACGTGCGCCAGGTTCCCGGGAACCTCAACACCTGGCACGCCGGCGGGATGCCGGGCACCTACACCTACCTCGCCCGGCTGCAGAACGGTTTCACCTACGCGGCCCTGTTCAACCGGCGGGAGGAGCAGGGCACCCTCGACTACGACGTGCTCAGCCCTCTGATGAACGCCCAGATCGGCAAGGTCACCACCTGGCCGACCACCGACCTCACCTCGAAGTACTTCTGA
- a CDS encoding YbcC family protein — protein MTPVNTVARRPDQDRCADIPDLVERAARLLPEQAPLQTFVHHNTLHAFEHLPFDDAVVGAARLFGAEPFPSEAAFSAFLDSGRIRPEDLEAVTEPVGDGGDVPLVPGGPTLRRFHALRLQHLFEVPRGPALSWLLHETDQRARFAARLGARRRTELLEQARRDWAGPVSPEPDARALQGQLLGRLWDRLQRAVPRVRDTGHPPPRPRDRILAVTAADTDELVHPLLIRLSAAFLDQGIAYWPMPERERGFLRAFRRLYGRAGGPPDRFLRGLAPELRRQEAESWTAERTVAWALTELAVPGRDRAAAIQATLLSLRGWAGMMRQFEQRPDRAPVEARPARLIDYLAVQLTLDLYAARYTVAEHLGGHAKVADLVRPLCPDGEPAAPARPDLELVYEAFVLAQVMPVDTAVFADAGHATAWLAAVMSCDALERRRLLHLAYERRHRVGVLDALAAHQRVAPWPTPRPLFQAVFCIDEREESLRRHLEEHDPRAETFGCAGFFGVAMTYQGLDEVRARPLCPVGVTPRHLVVEEPVSTARPGPRTVSHRRGAWSRLVAVGSRTLVRASVLTLGLGLAYVVVLAGRCLLPLAFHRWSRRFGHGAAARPVTRLAIERVPAAEHGDGPLRGYSVPEMADLVSAVLRTAGLARSLCPLVLVVGHGSSSLNNPHESAHDCGATGGGRGGPNARAFAAMANHPGVRASLRGQGVDIPENTWFLGAYHDTCDDSMTYYDDDLTPERCRPAMERAKAAMAAACVLAAHERCRRFEAAPSGLRPGRALTHVATRTVDLGQPRPEYGHATNAACVVGRRSRTRGLFLDRRAFLVSYDPVGDPEGDLLAGLLLAVGPVCAGINLEYYFSHVDPVGYGCGTKLPHNIAGLLGVMDGHASDLRTGLPWQMVEIHEPVRLLLVVEAEPERLTAILRAHSGLNRLVVNGWIQLVAWNPGSGAMHLFRHDAFRPYIPETTGFPAVDRSAQFYAGRRGHLGCAHVVAASETAAPAARIQGRA, from the coding sequence ATGACCCCCGTGAACACGGTCGCGCGACGGCCGGACCAGGACCGGTGCGCGGATATACCCGACCTGGTGGAGCGGGCGGCGCGGCTGCTGCCCGAGCAGGCGCCCCTGCAGACGTTCGTCCACCACAACACCCTGCACGCGTTCGAACACCTCCCCTTCGACGACGCCGTCGTCGGCGCGGCGCGGCTGTTCGGTGCCGAGCCCTTCCCGAGCGAGGCCGCCTTCTCCGCCTTCCTCGACTCGGGGCGGATCCGGCCGGAGGATCTCGAGGCGGTCACCGAACCGGTGGGCGACGGCGGCGACGTCCCTCTCGTGCCGGGCGGCCCGACACTCCGCCGGTTCCACGCTCTCCGGCTCCAGCATCTGTTCGAGGTTCCACGAGGCCCCGCGCTGAGCTGGCTGCTCCACGAGACGGACCAGCGGGCCCGGTTCGCCGCCCGCCTCGGCGCGCGGCGCCGTACCGAGCTGCTGGAGCAGGCGCGGCGCGACTGGGCCGGGCCGGTGTCGCCCGAACCGGATGCGCGGGCCCTCCAGGGGCAGTTGCTGGGCCGGCTCTGGGACAGGCTGCAGCGAGCGGTGCCGCGCGTCCGGGACACCGGGCACCCGCCGCCGCGCCCCCGTGACCGGATCCTCGCCGTCACCGCCGCCGACACCGACGAACTCGTCCACCCGCTGCTGATCCGGCTCTCGGCGGCGTTCCTGGACCAGGGGATCGCCTACTGGCCGATGCCGGAGCGGGAGAGAGGGTTCCTGCGCGCCTTCCGGCGGCTCTACGGCCGGGCCGGTGGCCCGCCTGACCGGTTCCTCCGCGGCCTGGCCCCCGAACTGAGGCGTCAGGAGGCCGAGTCCTGGACGGCCGAGCGGACCGTCGCGTGGGCCCTCACGGAGCTGGCCGTGCCCGGACGTGACCGGGCGGCCGCCATCCAGGCGACCCTGCTGTCGCTCCGCGGCTGGGCGGGCATGATGCGCCAGTTCGAGCAGCGGCCCGACCGCGCGCCGGTCGAGGCCCGTCCGGCCCGGCTGATCGACTACCTGGCCGTACAGCTCACCCTCGACCTGTACGCGGCCCGGTACACGGTGGCGGAGCACCTCGGCGGTCATGCCAAGGTCGCAGACCTCGTCCGGCCCCTGTGCCCGGACGGGGAACCGGCCGCCCCGGCCCGGCCCGACCTGGAACTGGTGTACGAGGCGTTCGTCCTGGCCCAGGTGATGCCGGTCGACACAGCGGTGTTCGCCGACGCCGGGCACGCGACCGCCTGGCTGGCGGCGGTGATGTCCTGCGACGCCCTCGAACGGCGCCGCCTGCTGCACCTGGCCTACGAGCGGCGCCACCGGGTCGGGGTGCTCGACGCTCTCGCCGCGCACCAGCGGGTCGCACCGTGGCCGACCCCGCGCCCCCTGTTCCAGGCGGTGTTCTGCATCGACGAGCGGGAGGAGTCTCTCCGCCGGCACCTGGAGGAGCACGATCCGCGGGCCGAGACCTTCGGATGCGCCGGTTTCTTCGGAGTCGCCATGACCTACCAGGGGCTGGACGAGGTACGCGCGCGTCCCCTGTGCCCGGTCGGCGTCACCCCCCGGCACCTGGTCGTGGAGGAGCCGGTGAGTACGGCCCGGCCCGGCCCGCGCACGGTGTCACACCGCAGGGGCGCCTGGAGCCGGCTGGTCGCGGTGGGCAGCAGGACCCTCGTGCGCGCAAGCGTGCTCACCCTGGGTCTGGGGCTCGCCTACGTCGTCGTCCTGGCCGGTCGATGTCTCCTGCCCCTGGCGTTCCACCGCTGGTCCCGGCGCTTCGGCCACGGCGCCGCCGCCCGCCCCGTCACCCGGCTGGCCATCGAACGGGTTCCGGCCGCGGAGCACGGTGACGGCCCGCTCCGGGGATACTCCGTACCGGAGATGGCCGACCTGGTGTCGGCCGTCCTGCGGACCGCGGGACTCGCCCGGAGCCTCTGCCCCCTGGTGCTGGTCGTCGGCCACGGTTCGTCCAGCCTCAACAACCCGCACGAGTCGGCGCACGACTGCGGCGCCACCGGCGGTGGGCGCGGTGGCCCGAACGCGCGCGCCTTCGCCGCCATGGCCAACCACCCGGGGGTGCGCGCGAGCCTCCGCGGCCAGGGGGTCGACATCCCCGAAAACACCTGGTTCCTGGGCGCCTACCACGACACCTGCGACGACTCGATGACCTACTACGACGACGACCTGACACCCGAGCGGTGCCGTCCGGCGATGGAGCGGGCGAAAGCGGCCATGGCCGCCGCCTGTGTCCTGGCCGCGCACGAGCGGTGCCGCCGGTTCGAGGCCGCCCCCTCGGGCCTTCGGCCCGGTCGCGCTCTCACCCATGTCGCGACCCGTACCGTCGACCTCGGCCAGCCCCGGCCCGAGTACGGCCACGCCACGAACGCGGCGTGCGTGGTGGGACGGCGCTCGCGGACCCGAGGGCTCTTCCTCGACCGGCGCGCCTTCCTCGTCTCCTACGATCCGGTCGGCGATCCCGAGGGCGACCTCCTGGCCGGTCTGCTCCTCGCGGTCGGACCGGTGTGCGCCGGCATCAACCTTGAGTACTACTTCAGCCACGTGGATCCGGTCGGCTACGGATGCGGGACGAAGCTCCCGCACAACATCGCGGGACTCCTCGGCGTGATGGACGGGCACGCCTCCGATCTGCGGACCGGGCTGCCCTGGCAGATGGTCGAGATCCACGAGCCGGTGCGGCTGCTGCTGGTCGTCGAGGCGGAACCGGAGCGCCTGACGGCGATCCTGCGCGCGCATTCCGGTCTGAACCGGCTCGTGGTGAACGGCTGGATCCAGCTCGTGGCGTGGAACCCCGGCTCCGGCGCGATGCACCTGTTCCGCCACGACGCGTTCCGGCCCTACATCCCGGAGACCACCGGCTTCCCGGCCGTGGACCGCTCCGCGCAGTTCTACGCCGGCAGGCGTGGGCATCTGGGCTGCGCGCACGTGGTGGCCGCCTCCGAGACGGCGGCTCCCGCGGCGCGGATCCAGGGGCGGGCGTGA
- the tnpA gene encoding IS200/IS605 family transposase, which yields MSPRWNPNPDVRTGRHVVYNLHVHLVFVTKYRRGVFTDPMLVRCEELMREVCADFEAELREFNGEHDHVHLLVHYPPKVALSKLVNSLKGVSARMLGKEYSAHVRQYLWGGHFWSGSYFAASVGGAPLTVLRQYIEQQKRPV from the coding sequence ATGTCACCGCGATGGAATCCAAACCCCGATGTACGCACTGGTCGCCATGTTGTCTACAACCTCCACGTACATTTGGTGTTCGTGACGAAGTACCGGCGTGGGGTGTTCACCGACCCGATGCTGGTCCGCTGCGAGGAACTCATGCGCGAGGTCTGCGCCGACTTCGAGGCCGAACTTCGCGAGTTCAACGGCGAACACGACCACGTCCACCTGCTGGTCCATTACCCGCCGAAGGTCGCCTTGTCCAAGCTCGTCAACTCACTGAAGGGCGTCTCGGCGCGGATGCTCGGCAAGGAATACAGCGCTCACGTCCGCCAGTACCTGTGGGGCGGGCATTTCTGGTCCGGCTCCTACTTCGCCGCAAGCGTGGGCGGCGCACCGCTCACGGTCCTCAGGCAGTACATCGAACAGCAGAAACGACCCGTGTGA
- a CDS encoding proton-conducting transporter transmembrane domain-containing protein: MSDVMQRYLLMSIAGLPLGASAVLALLAWWGRRRAERIISTVVTLAFASATVSALVLAGITAGHGERDLTVSLGTWFGAGECAFPLLLVGDRLSLPFAAVTALLTCLVGVFSRRYLHREPGYLRFFMLLALFGAGVEIVTLAGALELAFAGWELAGLASALLIAFFHERRRPVEHALRAFLTYRACDVGLPVAVVWLHHTTGGSTVTGVAAGGGWAGFAVPAAAGDAVLAGLALLWASMGKSAQVPLGGWLPRAMEGPTPSSAVFYGAISVSLGPYLLLRTESVWAQASTVRIAIVVVGALTALHATLVGRVQTDAKSALAYASMTQIGVIMVEVGLGLRCLALVHLVAHAVSRSAQILRSPSLIHDHRHLEQVTRRPLPPTGTHLGRLLPGPAQAWLYRYALERGYLDAWLSDHAAGGLVRLIRRADSLDDHWAGWLSTGWVPVRRTGVADRRGPVTAARGGPPATERGGPKP; encoded by the coding sequence GTGAGCGACGTGATGCAGCGATATCTGCTGATGTCGATCGCCGGGCTGCCCCTCGGCGCGTCCGCGGTCCTCGCGCTCCTCGCGTGGTGGGGCCGGAGACGGGCCGAGCGGATCATCTCGACGGTCGTCACGCTGGCCTTCGCGTCCGCGACGGTGTCCGCCCTCGTGCTCGCCGGGATCACCGCGGGCCACGGTGAGCGGGACCTGACGGTGTCCCTGGGCACCTGGTTCGGCGCGGGGGAGTGCGCGTTTCCCCTGCTGCTCGTGGGTGACCGGCTCTCGCTGCCCTTCGCCGCCGTCACCGCTCTGCTGACGTGCCTCGTCGGAGTCTTCTCCCGGCGCTACCTGCACAGGGAACCGGGATACCTCCGGTTCTTCATGCTCCTGGCCCTGTTCGGCGCGGGCGTCGAGATCGTCACGCTGGCCGGTGCGCTGGAGCTCGCCTTCGCGGGATGGGAACTGGCCGGCCTGGCCTCGGCGCTGCTGATCGCGTTCTTCCACGAGCGGAGAAGACCCGTGGAGCACGCGTTGCGCGCGTTCCTGACCTACCGGGCATGCGACGTGGGGCTGCCGGTCGCCGTCGTGTGGCTGCACCACACCACCGGCGGCTCCACCGTCACCGGAGTCGCGGCCGGCGGCGGATGGGCGGGGTTCGCGGTGCCGGCCGCCGCCGGGGACGCGGTCCTTGCCGGGCTCGCACTGCTGTGGGCGTCGATGGGCAAGTCCGCGCAGGTGCCCCTCGGTGGATGGCTGCCCCGTGCCATGGAGGGGCCCACTCCGTCGAGCGCCGTCTTCTACGGGGCGATCTCCGTCAGCCTGGGGCCGTATCTGCTGCTGCGCACGGAGTCGGTCTGGGCGCAGGCGTCGACGGTGCGGATCGCGATCGTCGTCGTCGGCGCGCTGACCGCCCTCCACGCCACCCTGGTCGGACGCGTCCAGACGGACGCCAAGAGCGCGCTGGCCTACGCCTCGATGACCCAGATCGGCGTGATCATGGTCGAGGTCGGGCTCGGTCTGCGCTGTCTCGCGCTGGTCCACCTGGTCGCGCACGCCGTGTCGCGCAGCGCCCAGATCCTGCGGTCGCCGAGCCTGATCCACGATCACCGTCACCTGGAGCAGGTGACGCGCCGGCCGTTGCCTCCCACCGGGACGCACCTGGGCCGTCTGCTCCCCGGGCCGGCACAGGCGTGGCTGTACCGGTATGCCCTGGAACGGGGCTACCTCGACGCGTGGCTGAGTGATCACGCGGCAGGCGGGCTGGTACGCCTGATCCGGCGGGCGGACTCGCTGGACGACCACTGGGCGGGGTGGCTGAGCACCGGATGGGTTCCAGTGCGCCGTACCGGCGTCGCGGATCGGCGGGGGCCCGTGACCGCCGCGCGGGGGGGACCGCCGGCCACGGAGCGTGGAGGGCCGAAGCCATGA